Proteins encoded by one window of Paenibacillus urinalis:
- a CDS encoding RelA/SpoT family protein, whose translation MGIEQLLEKAGAYIKEPELTRIREAYDFAEKAHHGQTRKSGEPYILHPLAVADIVVNMQMDSISIIAALLHDVVEDTTVSLDEIKEKFGDTCAMLVDGLTKLERIKFRSKEEQQNENYRKMFIAMAQDIRVIVIKLADRLHNMRTLKFQSEESQRRISYETLEIFCPIANRLGISAIKWEMEDIALRYLNPQQYYRIANLMHKKRAEREQYIDNVIDRISDKLGEMGIQADLSGRPKHIYSVYKKMTSKNKQFNEIYDLLAIRIIVDNIKDCYATLGIIHTLWKPMPGRFKDYIAMPKANMYQSLHTTVVGPKGEPTEVQIRTWDMHRTAEFGIAAHWAYKEGGGNNLEDSITFFREILELQNEAKDASEFVESLKMDFFSDLVFVFTPKGEVIELPAGSVPLDFAYRIHTEVGNRTIGAKVNGRIVPLDYQLKTGDIVEILTSKHSYGPSRDWLKIAQSSHARSKIKQWYKKEKREENVEKGRESLERELKRIGLEPSQWLTDDKLQEVCKRFAFNDIDDMLSAIGFSGITASQIVTRLTEKLRKEQEEASLLELTTERKEIKAAPERKVQHTNGVKVKGIDNLLVRFARCCNPVPGDDIVGYVTRGRGVSVHRTDCPNLPSLDLEGEEAARVIEVEWENENETASYSVDIEITGHDRNGLLNEVLQAVSESKTNISAVTGRTDKNKLAQVHMTILIRNTDHLQSVVERIKRVKDVYSVHRIMQ comes from the coding sequence ATGGGCATAGAGCAATTACTGGAAAAGGCTGGAGCCTATATCAAAGAACCCGAATTAACCCGGATCCGTGAAGCCTATGACTTTGCTGAGAAAGCTCATCACGGACAGACGCGCAAATCGGGCGAACCGTATATATTGCACCCGCTAGCTGTTGCAGATATCGTGGTGAACATGCAGATGGACAGCATATCAATTATTGCTGCCCTGCTTCATGATGTCGTTGAAGACACTACGGTATCACTGGACGAGATCAAAGAGAAGTTCGGAGATACATGCGCCATGCTGGTGGATGGTCTGACGAAGCTGGAGCGTATTAAATTCCGTTCAAAAGAGGAGCAGCAGAACGAGAACTACCGGAAGATGTTCATTGCAATGGCTCAGGATATCAGGGTCATTGTTATTAAACTGGCGGACCGTCTCCACAATATGCGTACGTTGAAATTTCAGTCCGAAGAAAGTCAGCGCCGTATTTCGTATGAAACCTTGGAGATCTTCTGTCCGATTGCCAACCGGCTCGGGATCTCGGCGATTAAGTGGGAGATGGAGGATATTGCACTCCGTTATTTGAACCCGCAGCAGTACTATCGCATTGCTAATCTGATGCACAAGAAGCGTGCAGAACGTGAGCAATATATCGATAATGTCATTGATCGTATATCCGACAAGCTGGGTGAGATGGGAATTCAGGCCGATCTGTCCGGACGCCCTAAACATATATACAGTGTGTATAAGAAGATGACGAGCAAGAACAAACAGTTTAACGAAATTTACGATCTGCTCGCTATTCGAATTATTGTTGATAATATTAAAGATTGCTATGCCACCCTCGGAATTATCCATACCTTATGGAAGCCAATGCCTGGAAGATTCAAAGATTATATTGCGATGCCCAAAGCCAATATGTATCAGTCTCTGCATACGACCGTAGTAGGTCCAAAGGGAGAGCCGACCGAGGTCCAGATTCGTACTTGGGATATGCACCGTACAGCAGAATTCGGTATTGCTGCTCACTGGGCATATAAGGAAGGCGGAGGCAATAATTTAGAGGACAGTATTACGTTCTTCAGAGAGATTCTAGAGCTGCAAAATGAAGCGAAGGATGCTTCTGAGTTTGTAGAATCCTTGAAGATGGACTTTTTCTCGGATCTTGTATTTGTGTTTACTCCAAAAGGTGAAGTCATTGAGCTTCCTGCAGGCTCCGTGCCTCTTGATTTTGCTTACCGGATTCATACAGAAGTAGGTAACCGCACCATTGGAGCCAAAGTTAATGGCCGAATTGTACCACTGGACTATCAGCTGAAGACTGGCGATATTGTCGAAATTCTGACTTCCAAGCATTCGTATGGTCCGAGCCGTGACTGGTTGAAGATTGCACAGTCTTCTCATGCACGCAGTAAGATTAAACAGTGGTATAAGAAAGAGAAACGTGAAGAAAATGTCGAAAAAGGTCGAGAGAGCCTTGAGCGTGAGCTGAAGCGAATTGGTCTGGAGCCTTCTCAATGGCTTACGGATGACAAATTGCAGGAGGTCTGCAAACGGTTCGCGTTTAACGATATCGATGATATGCTGTCTGCGATTGGCTTCAGTGGTATTACAGCATCCCAAATCGTCACACGTCTGACGGAGAAGCTCCGGAAAGAGCAGGAGGAAGCAAGCCTGCTTGAGCTCACGACAGAACGTAAGGAAATTAAGGCTGCTCCTGAGCGGAAAGTTCAGCATACGAACGGTGTTAAAGTCAAAGGCATTGATAATTTGCTTGTACGGTTTGCGCGCTGCTGTAATCCGGTTCCAGGTGACGACATTGTAGGGTATGTTACGCGCGGTCGCGGGGTCTCTGTCCATCGCACCGATTGCCCGAATCTTCCTTCATTGGATCTTGAAGGGGAAGAAGCTGCACGTGTGATTGAAGTGGAGTGGGAGAACGAGAATGAAACGGCGAGCTACAGCGTAGATATTGAAATTACTGGACATGATCGGAATGGACTGCTTAATGAAGTACTCCAGGCTGTGTCCGAGAGTAAGACCAATATATCTGCGGTTACAGGTCGCACAGATAAGAATAAGCTTGCTCAGGTTCATATGACCATTCTGATTCGGAATACGGATCATCTGCAATCGGTTGTAGAGCGAATTAAGCGAGTTAAAGATGTATACTCTGTCCATCGGATTATGCAATAA
- the aspS gene encoding aspartate--tRNA ligase yields MQRSHQCGTLTTEHIGQTVTLNGWVQTRRDLGGVLFIDLRDRSGIVQIVFNPDYSGEALKIADRVRSEYVLAVTGTVVKRDEETVNPNLPTGLIEVQITEIEVLNASKTPPFFIEDGIEVDESLRLKYRYMDLRRPEMQETLRLRSKAAKVFRDYLDEKEFIEVETPILTKSTPEGARDYLVPSRVHEGEFFALPQSPQVYKQLLMVGGLERYYQIARCFRDEDLRADRQPEFTQVDIETSFLQQDELLPMMEELMVKLFRETKGVEIETPFQRITYADAMGKYGSDKPDLRFGMELVELNDIVATSGVKVFASVIEKGGEVKCLNAKGCGTWTRKEIDDLGPYAARYGAKGLAWIQVKEGEFKGPIVKFMSPEEIEAIKERTGAEDGDLLLFSADNKKVVADVLGALRLKIGRQLGLIDDNKFKFAWVVDFPLLGYDEDEKRYVAEHHPFTRPKEEDLHLFDTDPGQIRAQAYDLVLNGYEVGGGSMRIFKRDVQEKMFGALGLSTEEAYDKFGFLLDAFEYGTPPHGGIAFGFDRLVMLLAGRNNLRETIAFPKTASSTDLLMNAPSEVDTKQLEQLHIRVSRKPKAEKN; encoded by the coding sequence ATGCAAAGAAGTCATCAATGCGGAACACTCACGACCGAGCACATCGGTCAAACAGTTACACTGAACGGTTGGGTACAGACTCGCCGTGACCTCGGGGGCGTGCTCTTTATTGATCTGCGTGACCGCAGCGGTATCGTACAGATCGTATTTAACCCGGATTACTCCGGCGAGGCGCTCAAAATTGCTGACCGTGTCCGCAGTGAATACGTTCTGGCAGTGACAGGAACGGTAGTAAAGCGTGATGAAGAGACGGTTAACCCGAACCTGCCAACAGGCTTGATTGAAGTACAGATTACAGAGATTGAAGTGCTGAATGCATCCAAAACACCTCCGTTCTTTATCGAAGACGGAATTGAAGTGGATGAATCCCTTCGTTTGAAATATCGCTATATGGACCTGCGTCGTCCGGAAATGCAGGAAACGCTTCGTCTGCGTTCCAAAGCAGCCAAGGTATTCCGTGATTACCTGGATGAGAAAGAGTTTATTGAAGTAGAAACACCAATTCTGACAAAGAGCACACCGGAAGGTGCACGGGATTACCTGGTGCCAAGCCGTGTGCATGAAGGCGAATTTTTCGCTTTGCCACAATCACCGCAAGTTTACAAGCAGCTTCTGATGGTAGGTGGTCTTGAGCGTTACTATCAAATCGCCCGCTGTTTCCGTGATGAGGATCTTCGTGCAGACCGTCAGCCGGAATTTACGCAGGTCGACATTGAAACTTCCTTCCTCCAGCAGGATGAGCTGCTGCCAATGATGGAAGAGCTTATGGTTAAATTGTTCCGCGAAACCAAAGGAGTCGAGATCGAAACTCCGTTCCAGCGTATTACTTATGCAGATGCCATGGGTAAATATGGTTCTGACAAACCAGATCTGCGCTTCGGCATGGAGCTTGTCGAGCTGAACGATATTGTAGCCACGAGCGGAGTAAAAGTGTTTGCTTCGGTTATCGAAAAAGGCGGAGAGGTTAAATGCCTGAACGCCAAAGGCTGTGGAACGTGGACTCGTAAAGAGATTGACGATCTGGGACCTTATGCAGCACGTTATGGGGCGAAGGGTCTGGCTTGGATCCAAGTGAAGGAAGGCGAATTCAAGGGGCCTATCGTGAAATTCATGTCACCTGAAGAAATCGAAGCGATCAAGGAACGTACAGGTGCAGAGGACGGAGACTTGCTTCTGTTCTCAGCTGACAATAAAAAAGTAGTAGCAGATGTGTTGGGCGCACTGCGTTTGAAAATCGGCCGTCAGCTTGGTTTGATCGACGACAATAAGTTTAAATTTGCTTGGGTAGTGGATTTCCCACTCCTGGGATACGATGAAGACGAGAAACGTTATGTGGCAGAGCATCATCCGTTCACGCGTCCGAAGGAAGAGGATCTGCACTTGTTCGATACCGATCCGGGTCAGATTCGTGCTCAGGCTTATGACTTGGTACTGAACGGTTATGAAGTAGGCGGCGGCTCTATGCGTATCTTTAAACGGGATGTACAAGAGAAAATGTTCGGTGCGCTTGGTCTGTCCACGGAAGAAGCTTACGATAAATTTGGTTTCTTGCTGGATGCATTTGAATACGGCACGCCTCCACATGGCGGTATCGCGTTCGGTTTCGACCGTTTGGTTATGCTGCTTGCAGGACGTAACAACCTCCGTGAAACGATTGCATTCCCGAAAACAGCAAGCTCTACAGACTTGCTCATGAACGCGCCGTCGGAAGTAGATACGAAGCAGCTGGAACAGCTTCATATCCGCGTTTCTCGCAAGCCCAAAGCGGAAAAGAACTAA
- the uraA gene encoding uracil permease produces the protein MQREIGVNEKLPVGPGLLLSIQHLFAMFGSTVLVPNIFGVDPGMILLMNGLGTLLYIFICKGKIPAYLGSSFAFLAPVGVVLEQHGDNGYSMALSAFIVTGIIFCLVALIIKYTGTKWLDVLFPPAVMGAVVALIGLELVPVAAEMAGLIGAGEDWSPDPTTITLSMVTLGVTVLGSILFRGFAKIIHILIGIVAGYLLAFFMGVVDTASFSNASLFKTPEITTPTWDMGVIFTIVPVALVVIVEHIGHLLVTGSIVGKDLSKDPGLHRSLLGNGISTVISGFVGSTPNTTYGENIGVMALTRVYSIFVIGGAAIIAIILSFSGTFTAVVANIPTAVMGGVSLLLFGIIAASGFRIFVEQKVNFSKTKNMLLTTLVFVTGLSGTTLSIWNVQLKGMALATIVGMIAALLFYLFEKLGWMNEREDESAH, from the coding sequence TTGCAGCGTGAAATCGGAGTTAATGAGAAGCTCCCTGTAGGACCAGGTCTATTATTAAGTATCCAGCATTTGTTTGCCATGTTCGGCAGTACTGTACTGGTACCTAACATCTTTGGTGTCGACCCTGGAATGATCCTATTAATGAATGGTTTAGGGACCCTTCTCTACATCTTTATATGTAAAGGAAAAATACCAGCCTATCTCGGCTCCAGCTTTGCTTTTCTTGCACCCGTGGGAGTGGTATTGGAGCAACATGGAGATAATGGATATTCCATGGCCCTCAGCGCGTTTATTGTCACGGGTATTATCTTCTGTCTCGTTGCTCTGATCATTAAATATACGGGCACAAAATGGCTGGATGTGCTCTTTCCCCCGGCAGTGATGGGGGCGGTTGTGGCTCTAATCGGACTGGAGCTTGTTCCAGTAGCAGCCGAAATGGCTGGACTTATTGGCGCAGGAGAGGATTGGTCGCCTGATCCAACTACTATCACCTTGTCCATGGTGACTCTTGGTGTAACCGTGCTGGGCTCCATTCTATTTCGTGGATTTGCGAAGATCATTCATATTCTGATCGGTATTGTGGCGGGTTATCTGCTTGCGTTCTTTATGGGAGTAGTCGATACCGCCAGCTTCTCAAATGCAAGCCTGTTTAAAACGCCAGAAATAACGACTCCCACTTGGGATATGGGGGTAATCTTTACGATTGTACCGGTAGCCTTGGTCGTTATCGTTGAGCATATCGGTCACCTGCTCGTTACAGGCAGCATCGTAGGCAAAGACCTGTCCAAAGACCCTGGTCTACATCGTTCCCTGCTGGGTAACGGGATCTCAACAGTCATATCCGGATTCGTTGGATCTACGCCTAATACGACGTATGGCGAAAATATCGGTGTTATGGCCCTAACCCGCGTTTACTCGATATTTGTTATCGGCGGAGCAGCAATTATCGCCATTATACTTTCGTTCTCAGGAACATTTACCGCTGTTGTGGCTAATATTCCTACAGCTGTCATGGGAGGCGTATCTCTCCTCTTGTTTGGGATCATTGCCGCATCCGGCTTCCGAATCTTTGTCGAGCAAAAAGTGAATTTCTCCAAAACCAAAAACATGCTGCTGACTACGCTTGTATTCGTTACAGGGCTGAGCGGTACTACACTTTCGATCTGGAACGTACAACTCAAAGGGATGGCACTTGCCACGATTGTAGGTATGATTGCTGCGCTGCTGTTCTATCTCTTCGAAAAACTGGGCTGGATGAATGAACGTGAGGATGAATCCGCTCATTAA
- the hisS gene encoding histidine--tRNA ligase, whose protein sequence is MAFQKPTGTQDLLPGVVEKWQYVESKARELCGRFNYREIRTPIFEQTNLFERGVGETTDIVEKEMYTFKDKGDRSMTLRPEGTAGVVRSYVENKLYGEPDVTKLYYTGPMFRYERPQAGRQRQFHQFGVEAFGSVDPAIDAEVIALGYQFCRELGLQGVNVELNSVGNAESRAAYRETLLAFLNPMRESLCKDCQSRMDRNPLRVLDCKVDQDKFTDAPSILDSLSEEETNHFKKVQAYLDSMEIPYTLNHRLVRGLDYYTMTAFELKAEGIGAIDTIGGGGRYNGLVAGIGGPDQPGIGFGIGLERILLILDKQGVELDAVKPLDVYFVALGEAAEAEVTAQLFKLRQAGYSGERDYLGRKMKAQMKSADRLKARYTAILGEDELERGEITLKSMQDGEQRVVKLADLVSALQ, encoded by the coding sequence ATGGCTTTTCAAAAACCGACAGGGACACAGGATTTGCTGCCAGGTGTGGTAGAGAAGTGGCAATATGTTGAGAGTAAGGCAAGAGAGCTGTGCGGGCGGTTTAACTACCGAGAGATTCGCACACCGATATTCGAGCAGACGAACCTGTTTGAACGGGGTGTAGGAGAAACAACGGATATTGTAGAGAAAGAAATGTACACGTTCAAAGATAAGGGCGATCGAAGCATGACGCTTCGGCCGGAAGGAACAGCAGGAGTTGTGCGCTCCTACGTGGAGAACAAGCTGTACGGAGAGCCAGATGTGACGAAGCTATATTACACAGGCCCGATGTTCAGATATGAACGGCCGCAGGCTGGACGCCAGCGTCAATTTCACCAGTTTGGAGTGGAGGCGTTTGGTTCGGTAGACCCTGCGATTGACGCAGAGGTTATTGCGCTCGGATATCAATTTTGCCGGGAGCTGGGACTCCAGGGCGTTAACGTGGAGCTGAACTCGGTGGGTAATGCGGAGAGCCGGGCAGCATATCGTGAGACCCTGCTGGCCTTCCTGAATCCGATGAGAGAATCACTGTGTAAGGATTGTCAATCCCGGATGGATCGGAACCCGCTGCGTGTGCTCGACTGCAAAGTGGATCAGGATAAATTTACAGATGCGCCTTCTATTCTGGACAGCCTGAGTGAGGAAGAAACGAACCACTTCAAGAAGGTACAAGCCTATTTGGACAGCATGGAAATTCCTTATACGTTGAATCACCGTCTTGTAAGGGGACTTGATTATTACACGATGACTGCGTTTGAGCTAAAAGCCGAAGGTATCGGCGCTATTGACACTATTGGCGGCGGCGGTCGATATAACGGTCTTGTAGCTGGTATTGGCGGCCCGGATCAGCCGGGTATCGGTTTTGGTATCGGTCTTGAGCGTATCCTGCTGATTCTGGATAAGCAGGGAGTGGAGCTTGATGCGGTGAAGCCGCTGGATGTTTATTTCGTTGCCCTTGGCGAAGCTGCTGAAGCCGAGGTGACAGCGCAGCTGTTTAAACTGCGCCAAGCTGGATACAGCGGAGAGCGCGATTATTTGGGCCGGAAGATGAAGGCCCAAATGAAGTCTGCCGATCGCCTGAAGGCGCGGTATACCGCGATTCTTGGCGAGGATGAGCTTGAGCGGGGAGAAATCACGCTCAAGTCAATGCAAGACGGCGAGCAGCGTGTTGTGAAGCTCGCCGACCTGGTCTCCGCGCTGCAATAG
- a CDS encoding adenine phosphoribosyltransferase encodes MDFKDYIRVIPDFPQPGISFKDITTLLKDGEVYRKAVDEIKQLVSDLKIDVIAGPEARGFVVGAPLAYALGVGFAPIRKSGKLPGETIEIGYDLEYGKDQLAMHTDAIEKGQNVLIADDLLATGGTIATSVNLVRQLGGNVVGAAFLIELEELKGRDKLTDVNVYSLMKY; translated from the coding sequence TTGGATTTTAAAGATTACATTCGGGTTATTCCTGATTTTCCGCAGCCCGGAATCAGCTTCAAGGACATTACAACACTGCTGAAGGACGGCGAAGTGTACCGCAAAGCGGTAGATGAAATTAAGCAGCTTGTATCTGATTTGAAAATTGACGTGATCGCGGGCCCGGAAGCACGCGGCTTCGTTGTTGGAGCGCCGCTGGCTTATGCGCTGGGTGTGGGTTTTGCACCTATTCGCAAGAGCGGTAAATTACCAGGGGAGACGATTGAAATCGGATATGATCTCGAATACGGTAAGGATCAATTAGCGATGCATACGGATGCCATTGAAAAAGGTCAAAATGTACTGATTGCTGATGATTTGCTCGCAACAGGCGGTACCATTGCGACTTCCGTAAATCTAGTTCGTCAGTTGGGTGGAAACGTAGTTGGCGCTGCATTCCTGATTGAGCTTGAAGAACTCAAGGGTAGAGATAAACTTACAGATGTGAATGTTTACTCACTTATGAAATATTAA
- the dtd gene encoding D-aminoacyl-tRNA deacylase has protein sequence MRVVLQRVSEAKVTVDQEVVGQINRGFMLLVGITHEDTQKDADYLADKIAGLRVFEDEAGKMNESIMDVGGAILSVSQFTLYGDTRKGKRPNFMAAARPDVAEPLYEYFNEQLRSKGLTVETGKFGSMMDVALNNDGPVTLILESKV, from the coding sequence ATGAGAGTGGTATTGCAGCGTGTAAGCGAAGCGAAAGTGACTGTAGATCAAGAGGTTGTTGGCCAGATTAATCGTGGATTTATGCTGCTTGTTGGTATTACGCATGAGGATACTCAGAAGGATGCTGACTACTTGGCTGATAAGATTGCCGGTTTACGTGTATTTGAGGATGAAGCCGGAAAAATGAACGAGAGTATTATGGATGTCGGCGGTGCCATCTTATCCGTATCTCAATTTACGCTGTATGGGGACACCCGTAAAGGTAAAAGACCGAATTTCATGGCTGCGGCGAGGCCTGATGTGGCGGAGCCGTTATATGAATATTTCAATGAGCAGCTCAGAAGCAAAGGGCTTACCGTTGAAACAGGGAAATTTGGGTCGATGATGGATGTGGCGCTGAATAATGACGGACCTGTGACATTGATATTAGAGAGCAAGGTCTAG
- the recJ gene encoding single-stranded-DNA-specific exonuclease RecJ, which yields MLYSKYQWNMPKHDEEEVQKLADDLNISPLMARLLANRGLGRMDDASSFLNASAGSMHDPYLLKGMKEAVPRIKDALDQREHILIYGDYDADGVSSTSLMIHLMRRLSASYDIYIPHRANEGYGLHNHALDWAHQQGVTLIITVDTGISAVEQIAYAKELGIDVIVTDHHEPPDVLPEAYTLINPKQKDCPYPFKGLAGVGVALKLAQAILGDVPKEWMEIASIGTIADLMPLTDENRIIVKQGLESMKNSAYLGIRALLEISGVEPATVNSVHIGFSVGPRINASGRLDHAGRAVALLTTEDQDEAVRLAEELDLLNRERQQVVQQMTQQAVEMLEQKKASKGHLPHVIVIAGEGWNPGVVGIVASKVLERYYRPTLILGIDPETGKCKGSARSVPGLDIYEALTACKDVMDHYGGHPAAAGMTLHRDQLLLLEEQLNEYAERTMQPEHFVPVKDTDGECSLAEVPLSVIEELEMLQPFGMDNPTPKFVIRNVNLVGTRKMGKDQSHLKLTLEQDGQLIDAVSFGSGVYADYLPEGSALEVMGELQINEWNGSRKLQLMLDDFRFPEHQVFDYRGSRDPGREIERFIQQLGSRAQSPSSISGVLVHEKNIFGLENQLNEKAIWVYDRKVGVVPKNDLALRFEGEQLDNLFVLDTPETAEQLTAMQSLIKRTGNVILLHAHVHRSERLQRFTRDDFKRIYVLISKWGQEAVPEKGMMEALSRQCGYSVRMISKVMDVFEELSFIERNSGTITFVRNPSKQNLMDSRNYQAIEQLVDMEHAMFDLAAPQLMQWMMSHMKGAS from the coding sequence GTGCTTTATTCGAAATATCAATGGAACATGCCGAAGCATGATGAGGAAGAAGTACAGAAATTAGCTGATGATCTAAACATATCTCCCCTGATGGCTAGACTGCTTGCGAACCGAGGATTAGGAAGAATGGATGATGCTTCATCCTTTTTAAATGCTAGTGCTGGGTCCATGCATGATCCTTACCTGTTAAAAGGGATGAAGGAAGCCGTGCCTCGCATTAAGGATGCGCTGGATCAACGTGAACATATTTTAATATATGGCGACTATGACGCCGATGGAGTCTCTAGTACCTCGCTGATGATTCATTTAATGCGCAGACTCTCTGCCTCTTACGATATATATATTCCCCATCGTGCTAATGAAGGCTATGGCCTTCATAACCATGCGCTGGATTGGGCTCATCAGCAGGGAGTTACATTAATCATTACGGTGGATACAGGGATAAGTGCGGTAGAACAAATCGCTTATGCAAAAGAGCTCGGTATCGATGTCATTGTCACTGACCATCACGAACCTCCTGATGTATTACCAGAAGCCTACACATTGATTAACCCCAAGCAAAAAGATTGTCCATATCCTTTCAAAGGCTTAGCTGGTGTAGGGGTTGCTCTTAAGCTTGCTCAAGCGATTCTGGGGGATGTACCCAAAGAATGGATGGAAATTGCAAGCATCGGCACGATAGCGGATCTAATGCCGCTTACAGATGAGAATCGAATCATTGTGAAACAAGGACTTGAATCGATGAAAAATTCGGCGTATCTTGGTATTCGCGCTCTCCTTGAGATCAGCGGAGTTGAACCAGCAACCGTCAATTCGGTTCATATCGGTTTTTCAGTAGGCCCCCGCATTAACGCAAGCGGCAGGCTTGATCATGCAGGCAGGGCTGTTGCGCTTTTAACGACCGAGGATCAGGATGAAGCTGTAAGGCTTGCAGAGGAGCTGGATTTGCTGAATCGGGAGCGCCAGCAGGTGGTGCAGCAAATGACCCAACAAGCTGTTGAGATGCTGGAGCAGAAAAAAGCCTCCAAAGGTCACCTTCCGCATGTCATCGTCATTGCAGGAGAGGGCTGGAATCCAGGTGTTGTTGGGATTGTAGCTTCAAAAGTGTTGGAACGGTATTATCGTCCGACGCTAATCCTGGGCATCGATCCAGAGACCGGTAAATGTAAAGGCTCTGCCCGGTCGGTTCCTGGGCTCGACATCTATGAGGCACTAACCGCATGCAAGGATGTCATGGATCATTATGGAGGTCATCCTGCGGCTGCAGGAATGACACTACATCGTGATCAGCTGTTACTTCTTGAGGAGCAGCTGAATGAGTACGCCGAGAGAACGATGCAGCCTGAGCATTTTGTCCCGGTGAAAGATACAGATGGAGAGTGCAGCCTAGCAGAGGTACCTCTGTCTGTCATTGAGGAGCTGGAGATGCTTCAGCCATTTGGCATGGATAATCCCACTCCCAAATTTGTGATTCGAAATGTGAATCTGGTCGGCACCCGCAAGATGGGGAAAGATCAGTCTCATTTAAAGCTTACGCTAGAACAAGATGGTCAGCTTATTGATGCTGTTTCATTTGGGAGCGGGGTATATGCAGACTATCTTCCAGAAGGCTCTGCACTGGAAGTGATGGGTGAGCTGCAAATCAATGAATGGAATGGATCCAGGAAGCTGCAGCTGATGCTGGACGATTTCAGATTTCCTGAGCACCAGGTGTTTGATTATCGGGGAAGCAGGGATCCAGGACGCGAAATCGAGCGATTTATACAGCAGCTGGGCAGCCGGGCTCAATCACCGTCCAGCATCAGCGGAGTGCTTGTTCATGAAAAAAATATATTTGGTCTAGAAAACCAATTGAATGAAAAGGCTATTTGGGTATATGATAGGAAGGTTGGAGTCGTTCCGAAAAACGACTTAGCGTTAAGATTTGAGGGAGAGCAGCTGGATAATCTGTTTGTTCTGGATACCCCCGAAACTGCCGAGCAATTAACAGCGATGCAAAGCTTGATCAAGAGAACAGGTAATGTTATTCTTCTTCACGCCCATGTACATCGAAGCGAGAGATTGCAGCGATTTACGCGTGATGATTTTAAACGTATATATGTCCTTATATCCAAATGGGGACAAGAAGCTGTACCGGAAAAAGGAATGATGGAGGCGCTCAGTCGTCAGTGCGGATATTCTGTAAGGATGATCTCCAAGGTGATGGATGTGTTTGAGGAGCTGTCATTCATTGAACGAAATTCTGGTACAATAACATTCGTGAGGAATCCTTCCAAGCAAAATTTGATGGATTCAAGAAACTACCAGGCTATTGAACAGCTCGTTGATATGGAACATGCGATGTTCGATTTGGCAGCGCCCCAACTGATGCAATGGATGATGTCTCACATGAAAGGTGCATCCTAA
- a CDS encoding type 1 glutamine amidotransferase domain-containing protein yields MSKVAFLLADQFEDSEMKVPYDEVKKAGHEAVIIGLEAGATVKGKQGKEEYTIEKAITEVSAADYDAVVIPGGSSPENLRLNDQILTFVTEVNQAKKPIAAICHGPQILASADLLKGRTVTSYPPLKDDMINAGAEFRDEEAVVDGNFITSRTPEDEPAFVREILKAI; encoded by the coding sequence ATGAGTAAAGTAGCATTTTTGTTAGCAGACCAATTCGAAGACTCGGAAATGAAAGTTCCCTACGATGAGGTAAAAAAAGCAGGACATGAAGCCGTGATTATCGGCCTTGAAGCAGGAGCTACCGTGAAAGGGAAACAAGGAAAAGAAGAGTACACAATTGAAAAAGCCATTACGGAGGTTAGTGCAGCTGATTATGACGCCGTCGTCATTCCGGGTGGATCTTCACCAGAAAATCTTCGTTTGAATGATCAAATTCTGACCTTCGTTACCGAAGTCAATCAGGCGAAGAAACCAATTGCAGCGATATGCCATGGCCCGCAAATTTTGGCGAGCGCGGATCTGTTGAAGGGACGTACCGTTACTTCTTATCCACCGCTTAAAGACGATATGATCAATGCTGGTGCTGAATTCCGTGATGAGGAAGCCGTTGTGGATGGCAATTTTATTACATCCCGTACACCTGAGGATGAACCTGCATTTGTACGAGAAATACTAAAAGCGATATAA